A section of the Bacillus marinisedimentorum genome encodes:
- the mutY gene encoding A/G-specific adenine glycosylase — protein sequence MFVLPESFNAGQFQNDLIEWFKREQRQLPWRENRDPYRVWVSEIMLQQTRVDTVIPYFLRFMEKFPTPAALAQAEEEEVLKAWEGLGYYSRARNLQSAVREVMEQYGGNVPDDPRKISSLKGVGPYTAGAISSIAFQKPEPAVDGNVMRVMSRVLSIWDDIARPKTRKLFEEAIRSVISKEDPSAFNQGIMELGALVCTPKSPSCLLCPVREHCRAFHEGVQHELPVKSKKKEPRPLEMGAAVIWNDKGEVLIHKRPAKGLLANLWEFPNHETQPSEVIQQEQLTSYLIDDYGVEPGALEYKTAIKHVFSHLVWHISVYEGTSAEGVLKEAADAKWVSRQDITNFPFPVSHQKIMKALVLKEDENGLTS from the coding sequence ATGTTTGTTTTACCTGAGTCATTTAATGCCGGGCAGTTTCAGAATGATTTAATCGAATGGTTCAAACGGGAACAAAGACAGCTGCCGTGGCGGGAAAACCGGGACCCATACCGGGTCTGGGTCTCGGAAATCATGCTGCAGCAGACACGGGTCGATACTGTCATTCCTTATTTTCTCCGGTTCATGGAAAAATTCCCGACACCCGCTGCTCTTGCACAGGCTGAAGAGGAAGAAGTCCTGAAAGCATGGGAGGGGCTCGGTTATTATTCAAGAGCCCGAAACCTCCAGAGTGCCGTACGGGAAGTGATGGAACAATATGGCGGGAATGTGCCGGACGATCCCCGTAAAATTTCTTCCTTAAAAGGGGTTGGACCTTATACAGCAGGTGCCATTTCAAGCATTGCATTCCAGAAGCCTGAACCGGCAGTTGACGGCAATGTCATGAGGGTTATGTCGAGAGTGCTGTCCATCTGGGATGACATCGCCAGGCCAAAAACAAGGAAGCTGTTCGAGGAAGCAATCAGATCTGTTATTTCAAAGGAAGATCCATCCGCTTTCAACCAGGGCATCATGGAGTTGGGCGCACTTGTCTGTACACCTAAGTCGCCCAGCTGCCTGCTTTGCCCGGTGAGAGAACATTGCAGGGCATTTCATGAAGGTGTCCAGCATGAATTGCCGGTTAAAAGCAAGAAAAAAGAACCGCGTCCGCTTGAGATGGGGGCTGCGGTCATCTGGAATGATAAGGGTGAAGTATTAATCCATAAGCGGCCGGCAAAAGGACTGCTGGCAAACTTATGGGAATTCCCTAATCATGAAACACAGCCTTCGGAAGTGATCCAGCAGGAACAGCTCACTTCATACTTAATTGATGATTATGGTGTTGAGCCAGGCGCTCTTGAATATAAAACAGCGATCAAGCATGTGTTTTCGCATCTTGTCTGGCATATTTCGGTTTATGAAGGAACTTCTGCAGAAGGCGTCCTGAAGGAAGCTGCAGATGCGAAGTGGGTTTCCAGACAGGACATCACAAATTTTCCGTTTCCGGTTTCGCATCAAAAAATAATGAAAGCTCTTGTGCTGAAGGAGGATGAAAATGGACTTACATCTTAA
- a CDS encoding SDR family NAD(P)-dependent oxidoreductase, with protein sequence MDLHLNGKAVLVTGGSKGIGKAIARRFAEEGAAVGICARDEQELKTASEEIGAEAYFAGDLTDKAVREDVFNSFVSRFGKIDILVNNAGGSNGGTAMETDVELFEEAIQLNFLQAVHLSKLAAAEMKRQKTGAIVNITSIFGRESGGKPTYNASKAAMISFTKAFADECIPFGVRVNGIAPGSILHPTGNWQKRLDENPEKINRFVEEQIPAGRFGTADEIADVAVFLASRRASWVIGATLNTDGGQSKMNF encoded by the coding sequence ATGGACTTACATCTTAACGGCAAAGCGGTACTCGTTACGGGCGGATCAAAAGGAATCGGCAAAGCGATTGCAAGACGGTTTGCGGAAGAAGGGGCAGCTGTCGGGATTTGTGCTCGAGACGAACAAGAATTGAAGACGGCAAGTGAGGAAATCGGGGCTGAGGCCTATTTTGCCGGTGATCTTACTGACAAAGCAGTGAGGGAAGATGTTTTCAACAGCTTCGTTTCAAGGTTCGGCAAAATTGATATACTGGTAAATAACGCTGGCGGCAGCAACGGCGGAACGGCAATGGAAACAGATGTGGAATTGTTTGAAGAAGCGATCCAGTTGAACTTCCTGCAGGCCGTCCACTTAAGCAAACTTGCGGCCGCTGAGATGAAAAGACAAAAAACAGGAGCAATCGTGAATATCACATCGATTTTCGGCCGTGAATCGGGAGGGAAGCCGACTTACAATGCTTCAAAAGCAGCAATGATCAGTTTCACAAAAGCATTCGCTGATGAATGCATTCCATTCGGAGTGCGCGTCAACGGCATCGCACCCGGTTCGATTTTGCATCCGACAGGAAACTGGCAAAAGCGCCTGGATGAAAATCCGGAAAAAATAAATCGATTTGTCGAAGAGCAAATTCCGGCCGGCCGATTCGGCACCGCCGATGAAATTGCAGACGTCGCCGTATTCCTGGCCTCACGCCGTGCCTCCTGGGTCATTGGCGCAACACTGAACACAGACGGCGGCCAATCGAAAATGAACTTTTAA
- the fabL gene encoding enoyl-[acyl-carrier-protein] reductase FabL, whose product MERKVALVTGSSRGIGRETAIALAREGYDIAVNYARSKSGAEETAKMIEELGRKAVIVKANVGNPEKIKKMYEKIDEEFGRLDVLVNNAASGVLKPAVELEESHWDWTMDINSKGLLFNAQEAARRMEKTGGGKIVSLSSLGSIRYLENYTAVGVSKAAVEALTRYLAVELAPKNIAVNAVSGGAVDTDALKHFPNREEVLADAASQTPAGRIVTPGDLVHTILFLLSPQADMIRGQTIIVDGGRSLLL is encoded by the coding sequence TTGGAAAGAAAAGTGGCACTTGTTACAGGAAGCAGCCGCGGAATCGGGAGGGAAACAGCGATTGCTCTCGCCCGTGAGGGGTATGATATTGCCGTTAACTACGCACGCAGTAAAAGCGGTGCCGAAGAAACGGCCAAAATGATTGAAGAACTTGGCCGGAAAGCGGTCATTGTCAAAGCCAATGTCGGCAATCCGGAGAAAATCAAAAAGATGTACGAAAAGATTGATGAAGAATTCGGACGCCTTGACGTACTGGTCAATAATGCGGCATCTGGTGTGCTCAAACCGGCAGTTGAATTAGAGGAGTCTCACTGGGACTGGACGATGGACATCAACAGTAAAGGACTCTTATTCAATGCCCAGGAAGCTGCCCGCAGAATGGAAAAAACGGGCGGCGGAAAAATTGTCAGCCTCAGTTCGCTTGGATCGATCCGGTACCTGGAGAATTACACGGCTGTCGGAGTATCAAAAGCGGCCGTGGAAGCATTGACCCGTTACCTTGCAGTCGAATTGGCGCCGAAAAACATCGCGGTGAATGCCGTATCCGGCGGTGCGGTTGATACGGATGCATTGAAACATTTCCCGAACCGTGAAGAAGTCCTCGCGGATGCCGCAAGCCAGACACCGGCCGGCCGGATTGTGACACCGGGAGACCTGGTACATACAATCCTGTTTTTGCTGTCGCCGCAAGCCGATATGATCCGCGGTCAGACAATCATCGTTGACGGCGGAAGGTCACTGCTTTTATAA
- a CDS encoding gamma-type small acid-soluble spore protein: MNRKPNKTNAQEVRQQNAQSARAGQQQQQQQFGAEFASETNAQEVRKQNQQAESKKQQNSAGAQRPQQ; this comes from the coding sequence ATGAACAGAAAGCCAAACAAAACTAACGCACAAGAAGTTAGGCAGCAGAATGCTCAGTCTGCTCGTGCCGGCCAACAACAGCAGCAACAACAGTTCGGCGCTGAGTTTGCAAGCGAGACGAACGCTCAGGAAGTTCGTAAGCAAAACCAGCAAGCTGAGTCTAAAAAGCAGCAAAATTCTGCTGGCGCACAGCGCCCACAACAGTAA
- a CDS encoding SOS response-associated peptidase, which produces MCGRFTLSASAEMLSDRFEVPNMKELSIEPAYNIAPSQPILSIIHDGAKRRAGFLKWGLVPSWSKDPKIGNKMINARVETASEKPAFRNAFKRRRCLIIADGFYEWQKTGDKKIPMRIQLESGAPFAFAGLWEKWEREEGEALYTCTILTRAANEFMEPIHSRMPVILSGQAEHEWLDPNIQDPRYLEHLLDIYPEENLEAYEVSDLVNSPQNDTPQCIRPI; this is translated from the coding sequence ATGTGCGGGCGTTTTACATTATCAGCGAGTGCCGAAATGCTGTCAGATCGTTTCGAAGTGCCGAATATGAAGGAATTGAGTATCGAGCCAGCCTATAATATTGCACCTTCACAACCAATCCTTTCCATCATCCATGATGGGGCGAAAAGACGGGCAGGATTCTTGAAATGGGGATTGGTGCCCTCCTGGTCAAAGGATCCAAAAATCGGAAATAAGATGATAAACGCCAGAGTTGAAACTGCATCGGAAAAGCCGGCTTTTCGCAATGCATTCAAACGGCGGCGCTGCCTGATCATCGCTGATGGTTTTTATGAATGGCAGAAAACCGGCGATAAAAAGATTCCGATGAGAATTCAGCTGGAAAGCGGAGCACCTTTTGCATTTGCAGGACTATGGGAGAAGTGGGAACGGGAAGAAGGGGAAGCGCTCTACACTTGCACAATTCTGACAAGAGCTGCCAATGAGTTCATGGAGCCGATTCATTCCAGGATGCCTGTCATATTATCCGGGCAGGCTGAACATGAATGGCTTGATCCGAACATACAGGATCCCCGCTATTTAGAGCATTTGCTTGATATCTATCCCGAAGAAAACCTGGAAGCTTATGAAGTATCTGACCTGGTCAATTCTCCGCAAAATGATACGCCGCAGTGCATCCGGCCCATTTGA
- a CDS encoding YgaB family protein, which produces MGDFSSNLALQMEIIDKLLCLQGEVESCSEEMKRLLCVKDDMRRAGRICESTEARLDTVCKDLENKKNELQRLQELFEKQTNLVISSF; this is translated from the coding sequence ATGGGCGACTTTTCCAGTAATTTGGCGCTTCAAATGGAAATTATTGATAAACTGCTTTGTCTGCAGGGAGAGGTTGAGAGCTGCAGCGAAGAAATGAAGAGGCTGCTGTGCGTAAAGGATGATATGAGGCGTGCCGGACGAATTTGTGAAAGCACGGAAGCAAGGCTGGATACGGTATGTAAAGATCTCGAAAATAAAAAAAATGAGCTGCAGAGGCTGCAGGAGTTATTTGAAAAGCAGACGAACCTTGTGATCAGTTCCTTTTAA
- the ntdP gene encoding nucleoside tri-diphosphate phosphatase, whose protein sequence is MKLPGPGENIQIHSYKHNGQHHRTWEETTLLKRTGNVVIGANDRTIVTESDGRSWLTREPAICFFHARQWFNIIAMLRQDGVYYYCNISSPFTIDEEGLKYIDYDLDVKVFPDRTYILLDEDEYEKHKREMNYPSVIDAILKQNVKDLIGWIRQRKGPFDPVFIDTWYERFLTYRS, encoded by the coding sequence ATGAAGCTTCCCGGACCAGGAGAAAACATACAAATACATAGTTATAAACATAACGGCCAACATCACCGTACCTGGGAAGAGACGACCTTGCTCAAACGCACCGGCAATGTTGTCATCGGCGCCAATGACCGCACGATTGTAACGGAATCTGACGGAAGGTCATGGCTGACAAGAGAGCCGGCAATCTGCTTCTTTCATGCCCGCCAGTGGTTTAACATCATTGCCATGCTGAGACAGGACGGTGTCTATTATTACTGTAATATCAGCTCTCCTTTTACAATAGATGAGGAAGGGCTGAAATACATCGACTATGACCTTGATGTCAAGGTCTTCCCTGACAGGACATATATCCTGCTGGATGAAGATGAATACGAGAAACATAAACGAGAAATGAATTACCCATCTGTTATCGATGCGATCCTTAAGCAGAATGTGAAAGATTTGATTGGCTGGATCCGCCAGAGAAAAGGGCCGTTCGACCCGGTTTTCATCGATACATGGTATGAACGGTTTCTTACATACCGTTCCTGA